In a single window of the Gossypium hirsutum isolate 1008001.06 chromosome A13, Gossypium_hirsutum_v2.1, whole genome shotgun sequence genome:
- the LOC107948831 gene encoding bifunctional 3-dehydroquinate dehydratase/shikimate dehydrogenase, chloroplastic: protein MGRTGILKNSTMICAPLMGETVEQTVKEMKQAKAEGSHLLEIRLDHITNFHPHHHLPAILDNKPLPLIILYRPKWDGGLYEGDEHSRLQTLRLAAELGADYIDFELKVASHLIRELKINYQSATKFIVSCHITGTTPSDEELANLAATMRATGADILKVVENVTDITEIARIFHLLSHYQMPVIAYSVGERGLISQLLCPKFGGFLAYGSIKGYSIPGMPSLYSVKHTYKHDLMNSETKVFGLVSKPVSHSKGPILHNPTLRHENFNGVYVPFFVDNLKEFFSTYSGSDFPGFSVGIPYKEAVVEFCDEVHPLAESIGAVNTIIRRPCDGKLIGFNTDCEAAITSIEDALKGTLISGKLFVLVGAGGAGRALAFGAKSRGARILIFDIILKEQNLLLLLSWVKLEHSNKSLISDRRKEQSLRMEHARNASIY from the exons ATGGGTAGAACTGGGATTTTGAAAAACTCAACAATGATATGTGCTCCATTAATGGGTGAAACAGTGGAGCAAACGGTTAAAGAGATGAAGCAGGCCAAAGCTGAAGGTTCGCACCTCCTCGAGATTAGGTTGGATCATATCACCAACTTTCACCCTCACCACCACCTTCCTGCAATCCTCGATAACAAGCCTTTGCCACTCATCATCCTTTACAG GCCTAAATGGGACGGTGGTCTATATGAAGGAGATGAGCACTCCCGACTACAAACACTTCGTTTAGCTGCAGAATTGGGAGCTGATTATATAGATTTTGAACTCAAG GTTGCTTCTCATCTTATCAGGGAACTGAAAATCAACTACCAAAGTGCTACCAAATTTATTGTTTCGTGTCATATTACCGGTACAACCCCTTCAGACGAAGAGTTGGCCAATCTTGCTGCCACCATGAGAGCTACTGGAGCCGATATCCTCAAGGTGGTTGAGAATGTAACGGATATTACCGAGATAGCAAGgatttttcatttgctttctcaCTACCAA ATGCCAGTAATTGCATACTCTGTAGGGGAAAGGGGTCTCATAAGCCAGCTATTGTGCCCAAAATTTGGTGGCTTCTTAGCCTATGGATCCATCAAGGGATACTCGATTCCTGGCATGCCTTCTTTGTACAGTGTTAAGCACACTTATAAACATGACCTTATGAATTCAGAAACTAAAGTTTTTGGACTTGTTTCGAAACCTGTTAGCCATAGCAAAGGCCCTATACTGCATAATCCTACCCTTAGACATGAGAACTTCAATGGGGTTTATGTCCCGTTCTTCGTTGATAATCTCAAGGAGTTTTTTAGCACCTATTCTGGTTCTGATTTCCCGGGTTTTAG TGTTGGGATTCCATACAAGGAAGCTGTAGTTGAGTTCTGTGATGAAGTTCATCCACTTGCAGAG TCTATAGGTGCTGTTAATACTATTATAAGGAGACCTTGTGATGGGAAGCTGATTGGTTTTAATACAGATTGTGAAGCTGCTATAACTTCGATCGAGGATGCTCTAAAAG GTACTTTGATATCCGGGAAACTCTTCGTGCTAGTTGGTGCTGGAGGTGCCGGAAGAGCATTGGCATTTGGTGCTAAAAGTCGAGGAGCTCGGATACTCATTTTCGACATTATTTTG AAAGAGCAAAATCTCTTGCTTCTGCTGTCTTGGGTGAAGCTCGAACATTCGAACAAGTCATTAATTTCCGACCGGAGAAAGGAGCAATCCTTGCGAATGGAACACGCTCGGAATGCATCCATATACTGA
- the LOC107948027 gene encoding uncharacterized protein, with protein MELPFGEFDLILRMDWLVRHQVSLDCVTKRVVWRTDEDIEVIVIRERRDYLTNVISALVAEKLVQKVCEAFLAYVSISDSGDSSVKDIKIVRDFPDVFPDELPGLPPSREVEFGIELFPGTAPVSIAPYQMAPKELMKLKA; from the coding sequence ATGGAGCTTCCATTTGGGGAGTTTGATTTGATATTGAGGATGGATTGGTTGGTAAGGCACCAAGTAAGTCTGGATTGTGTGACAAAAAGGGTTGTGTGGAGAACCGATGAGGATATTGAGGTAATTGTAATTAGGGAACGTCGTGACTACCTGACTAATGTGATCTCAGCTTTGGTAGCGGAAAAGTTGGTTCAGAAAGTGTGTGAGGCATTCTTGGCGTACGTCAGTATTTCTGATTCTGGGGACTCTTCGGTTAAGGACATCAAAATAGTGAGGGAttttccagatgtgtttcctgatgagttacctgggttacctccgagCCGTGaggtggagtttgggattgagttgtTTCCTGgcacagctccggtgtctatagCCCCTTACcaaatggcaccgaaagagctgatGAAACTTAAGGCTTAG
- the LOC107948832 gene encoding 50S ribosomal protein L18 isoform X1, whose translation MLLYTIRFWFSGGVVCKMLKQAIWKVLSKRVVSDSGDKLLLPCLYLPTTSFHAGQFHCSPRSFFGVEDFLDDDNSKPYTYQKGKKSKNPNKHVSFKQRTEAYMEPFTLDVFISKRFVSASVTHRVTCKQVAVAGTNSKDIKAVLRSRSDIPACLAIGRILAERAREADVYTASYTPRERDKFEGKIRAVVQSLIDNGIDIKVYLD comes from the exons ATGCTTCTTTATACAATTCGTTTCTGGTTTTCAGGGGGTGTTGTCTGTAAGATGTTGAAGCAAGCGATATGGAAGGTGTTGAGCAAAAGGGTAGTTTCAGATTCTGGTGATAAACTTCTTTTGCCTTGCTTGTACTTGCCCACGACTTCTTTTCACGCTGGACAG TTTCATTGTTCACCAAGAAGTTTTTTTGGGGTAGAGGATTTTCTTGATGATGATAATAGCAAGCCATACACTTATCAGAAAGGAAAAAAGTCGAAGAATCCGAACAAGCATGTCTCATTTAAACAACGGACCGAAGCCTACATGGAACCATTTACACTTGATGTCTTCATCTCGAAGCGGTTTGTTTCCGCTTCTGTCACACATAGGGTGACATGTAAGCAAGTTGCAGTCGCAGGCACAAACTCGAAAGACATTAAAGCAGTACTGAGATCCAGATCGGACATTCCGGCTTGCTTGGCAATCGGGCGGATATTAGCTGAGAGAGCGAGAGAAGCCGATGTGTATACAGCTTCTTATACTCCCAGGGAGAGGGACAAATTCGAAGGCAAAATCAGAGCTGTGGTTCAATCCCTCATTGATAATGGAATTGATATTAAAGTTTATCTTGATTGA
- the LOC107948832 gene encoding 50S ribosomal protein L18 isoform X2, protein MPGGVVCKMLKQAIWKVLSKRVVSDSGDKLLLPCLYLPTTSFHAGQFHCSPRSFFGVEDFLDDDNSKPYTYQKGKKSKNPNKHVSFKQRTEAYMEPFTLDVFISKRFVSASVTHRVTCKQVAVAGTNSKDIKAVLRSRSDIPACLAIGRILAERAREADVYTASYTPRERDKFEGKIRAVVQSLIDNGIDIKVYLD, encoded by the exons ATGCCAG GGGGTGTTGTCTGTAAGATGTTGAAGCAAGCGATATGGAAGGTGTTGAGCAAAAGGGTAGTTTCAGATTCTGGTGATAAACTTCTTTTGCCTTGCTTGTACTTGCCCACGACTTCTTTTCACGCTGGACAG TTTCATTGTTCACCAAGAAGTTTTTTTGGGGTAGAGGATTTTCTTGATGATGATAATAGCAAGCCATACACTTATCAGAAAGGAAAAAAGTCGAAGAATCCGAACAAGCATGTCTCATTTAAACAACGGACCGAAGCCTACATGGAACCATTTACACTTGATGTCTTCATCTCGAAGCGGTTTGTTTCCGCTTCTGTCACACATAGGGTGACATGTAAGCAAGTTGCAGTCGCAGGCACAAACTCGAAAGACATTAAAGCAGTACTGAGATCCAGATCGGACATTCCGGCTTGCTTGGCAATCGGGCGGATATTAGCTGAGAGAGCGAGAGAAGCCGATGTGTATACAGCTTCTTATACTCCCAGGGAGAGGGACAAATTCGAAGGCAAAATCAGAGCTGTGGTTCAATCCCTCATTGATAATGGAATTGATATTAAAGTTTATCTTGATTGA